The Fervidibacillus albus genome contains a region encoding:
- a CDS encoding YaaC family protein: protein MHFPSSVHAWQQLLYISSLETAQQFLLKKYMWLFPNHARKKSYENSSKFLHHIEQGKIFFQQSETAPLSIKPIFLFYGLSFLLKGALLITDPNYPENVKVLAHGVSTRKRKKQDYEYLKDEVKIQKNGFFPHISKKMFHMEHLEGKKMNIGDLLCQIPELMPFFQERNVSIIPLFSIGDGTFQIVDDVFDAFHMTPRRFFHYLNGKSNQGALFQWGEDGVTFTVNEIKPPIEILPFRFHLMDQKYYFIDGERSLSFFHELLIHYLLLYHLSMLARYEIEWWSELLSMKSTVEYPLIEQYLHICLLKCPLLIHQYLFDDETIEKKG, encoded by the coding sequence TTGCATTTTCCTAGTTCCGTTCATGCCTGGCAACAATTGTTATATATATCTTCTTTAGAAACAGCCCAACAATTTTTACTTAAAAAATATATGTGGCTTTTCCCGAATCACGCTCGAAAAAAGAGTTATGAGAACAGTTCCAAATTCCTTCATCACATCGAGCAAGGAAAAATCTTCTTTCAACAATCAGAAACAGCACCGTTATCAATAAAACCGATTTTTCTTTTTTACGGACTATCCTTTTTATTAAAAGGGGCCTTACTCATAACCGATCCAAATTATCCTGAAAACGTTAAAGTACTCGCCCACGGAGTTTCGACTCGAAAACGGAAAAAACAAGACTATGAATATTTAAAGGACGAAGTAAAAATTCAAAAAAACGGGTTTTTTCCCCATATCAGTAAAAAAATGTTTCATATGGAACATTTGGAAGGAAAAAAAATGAATATTGGCGATTTACTATGCCAAATTCCGGAGTTGATGCCGTTTTTTCAAGAACGAAACGTTTCGATTATTCCCCTTTTCTCTATTGGAGATGGAACGTTTCAAATCGTTGATGACGTATTCGACGCCTTTCATATGACTCCCCGCCGTTTTTTTCACTATTTGAATGGAAAATCCAATCAGGGCGCCCTTTTCCAATGGGGGGAAGACGGTGTGACCTTTACCGTTAATGAAATCAAACCGCCAATTGAAATATTACCATTTCGTTTTCATTTAATGGATCAGAAATATTATTTTATCGATGGAGAACGTTCGCTTTCCTTTTTCCATGAATTGTTGATTCATTACTTATTGCTCTACCATTTAAGCATGTTGGCGAGATATGAAATCGAATGGTGGTCCGAATTACTCTCCATGAAATCGACAGTGGAATATCCATTAATCGAGCAATATTTACACATTTGTTTATTAAAATGTCCTTTATTAATCCACCAATATTTATTCGACGATGAAACGATCGAAAAAAAAGGGTGA
- a CDS encoding HD-GYP domain-containing protein translates to MKMKVIDLKEGYRIVDDVKGLTKYPIVPKKTIVTEEIIKVLEAFSIEEVNVEEIRNRKTDYRNIQEKVREKEAEPSQKINNERNTFFRQYLKTVKSYKNQFTSWQAGVPIDINNVRRNMIPLINALEENPIQLLLLQNYVKKIDYLFHHAVSTGLIAAYIAKRLNLEKGDIIQIALAGCLSDCGMAKLNPIIFQKERLTETERIEVQRHTQYSYKMVKDIPSLNPSAKLAVFQHHERLDGSGYPMGEKGDRIHLYTKIIAISDVYHAVVCDRIYKEKKSPFQALEILNYEQIGQFDLKIVKTFTNSISSFSLNEYVKLSTGQTARIIYINHHYPTRPVVKIEENGEIISLEENKQLFIKEIIP, encoded by the coding sequence ATGAAAATGAAAGTAATCGATTTAAAAGAAGGCTACCGTATTGTAGACGATGTTAAAGGTTTAACGAAATATCCGATCGTGCCGAAAAAAACGATTGTGACTGAAGAAATTATCAAAGTTCTGGAAGCCTTTTCCATTGAAGAAGTGAATGTGGAAGAAATCCGAAATCGAAAAACAGATTATCGGAATATCCAGGAAAAAGTACGGGAAAAAGAGGCAGAACCATCTCAAAAAATAAATAATGAACGAAACACCTTCTTTCGGCAATATTTAAAAACGGTTAAATCATATAAAAATCAGTTTACAAGTTGGCAAGCAGGCGTACCGATCGATATTAACAACGTTAGACGAAACATGATCCCGTTAATAAATGCATTAGAGGAAAATCCGATTCAATTATTATTATTACAAAATTACGTAAAAAAAATAGATTATTTATTCCACCACGCTGTTTCCACCGGTTTAATTGCCGCATACATCGCCAAGCGGTTAAACTTAGAAAAAGGGGATATTATTCAAATTGCTTTAGCCGGTTGCCTTAGCGATTGTGGAATGGCAAAATTGAATCCTATTATTTTCCAAAAAGAAAGATTGACGGAAACCGAGAGAATAGAAGTACAAAGGCATACCCAATATAGTTATAAAATGGTCAAGGATATCCCTTCTTTAAATCCTTCAGCGAAACTTGCGGTATTTCAACATCATGAACGTTTAGATGGAAGTGGATATCCTATGGGTGAAAAGGGCGACCGTATTCATTTGTATACAAAAATCATCGCCATCAGTGACGTATACCATGCGGTCGTTTGCGATCGAATATATAAAGAAAAGAAATCCCCTTTCCAAGCATTAGAAATATTAAATTATGAACAAATTGGTCAATTCGATTTGAAAATTGTCAAGACGTTTACGAATAGTATTAGTTCCTTTTCTTTAAACGAATACGTAAAATTATCCACGGGCCAAACGGCAAGAATAATTTATATTAATCATCACTATCCGACAAGGCCCGTTGTTAAAATTGAAGAGAACGGGGAAATCATTTCTTTAGAAGAAAATAAACAACTGTTTATAAAAGAAATAATTCCATAA
- the gyrA gene encoding DNA gyrase subunit A has protein sequence MTETPNTNIKEINISNEMRTSFLDYAMSVIVSRALPDVRDGLKPVQRRIIYAMNDLGITADKPHKKSARIVGDVIAKYHPHGDSAVYDTMVRMAQDFNYRYPLVDGHGNFGSIDGDSAAAMRYTEARMSKISMELVRDIQKDTIDYQDNYDGQEKEPAVLPSRFPNLLVNGSQGIAVGMATNIPPHQLGEVIDALLALSRNSDITIPEIMQYIPGPDFPTAGIILGKRGIRKAYETGKGSITLRARTEIEEKAGGKQAIIVTELPYQVNKAKLIEKIAELVRDKRIDGITAMRDESDRRGMRIVMELRRDVNPHVLLNNLYKHTSLQTTFGMNLLALVNGVPKVLNMKQMLSHYLDHQKVIIRRRTEYELRKAEARAHILEGLRIALDHIDEVIHLIRHSQTAEIAKQGLIQKFGLSEKQAQAILDMRLQRLTGLEREKIEEEYAELQRIIAELKAILGDEEKILAIVREELVDIKERYNDERRTEITIADVEELEDEDLIPEEKIIITLTRNGYIKRLPLSTYKSQRRGGRGVQGMDTHEDDFIEHLITTSTHETILFFTNKGKVYKLKGFKIPEFGRTAKGIPIINLLEVEKDEWINAVIPVRQVEEEAYLFFTTKKGISKRCLLSDFSNIRNNGLIAIHLREGDELISVRLTDGKKQIIIGTKYGNLIRFVETDVRPMGRNASGVKGIHLDDEDEVIGMEIVEDNQEILVVTKNGYGKRTDAELYRLQNRSGKGIKTCNIQEKNGPLVAVKAVTENEDIMIMTDNGILIRMSVSDISKTGRTAMGVKLIRLDENSSVAAVTKVAQDEKEENETDVEEKENES, from the coding sequence ATGACGGAAACACCGAATACGAATATAAAAGAAATCAATATTAGTAACGAGATGCGCACATCCTTTTTAGATTATGCGATGAGCGTTATTGTATCCCGTGCACTGCCCGACGTCCGCGACGGTTTGAAACCTGTTCAACGAAGAATCATTTATGCGATGAATGATTTAGGAATTACAGCGGATAAACCGCATAAAAAATCTGCCCGGATCGTCGGTGATGTCATAGCGAAATACCATCCCCACGGAGATAGCGCCGTCTATGATACGATGGTTCGAATGGCACAAGATTTTAATTACCGTTATCCCCTTGTGGACGGTCACGGGAACTTCGGATCGATCGATGGAGATTCCGCTGCAGCGATGCGTTACACGGAAGCGAGAATGTCGAAAATTTCGATGGAATTAGTAAGGGATATTCAAAAGGATACGATCGACTATCAAGATAACTATGACGGACAGGAAAAGGAACCGGCCGTCCTACCTTCTCGATTTCCGAATTTATTAGTGAACGGTTCCCAAGGGATTGCTGTCGGGATGGCGACGAATATACCTCCCCATCAACTAGGGGAAGTCATCGACGCCTTGTTAGCTTTAAGTAGAAATTCAGACATTACGATCCCTGAAATTATGCAATATATTCCAGGTCCCGATTTTCCAACCGCTGGGATTATTCTCGGGAAAAGGGGAATCCGAAAAGCGTATGAAACGGGAAAGGGCTCGATTACGTTACGGGCAAGGACCGAAATCGAAGAAAAAGCCGGTGGAAAACAGGCGATTATAGTCACTGAACTTCCTTATCAAGTAAATAAGGCGAAATTAATTGAAAAAATAGCCGAGCTCGTTCGGGATAAACGGATCGACGGAATTACAGCGATGCGGGATGAATCGGACCGTCGAGGCATGCGAATTGTCATGGAACTAAGAAGAGACGTCAATCCCCATGTGTTGTTAAACAACTTGTATAAACATACATCCCTTCAAACAACTTTCGGAATGAATTTACTCGCCCTCGTTAACGGTGTACCGAAAGTGTTAAACATGAAACAAATGCTTAGCCATTATTTGGATCATCAAAAAGTGATTATTCGCCGGCGAACGGAATATGAGTTGCGAAAGGCGGAAGCAAGGGCTCATATTTTAGAAGGTCTTCGCATCGCCCTCGATCATATCGATGAAGTCATCCATTTAATTCGCCATTCCCAAACGGCGGAAATTGCAAAACAAGGGTTGATTCAAAAATTCGGTCTATCGGAAAAACAAGCCCAAGCGATATTAGATATGCGTTTGCAACGATTAACCGGTTTGGAAAGGGAAAAAATCGAAGAAGAATATGCCGAACTACAACGAATCATTGCCGAACTGAAGGCGATTTTAGGTGATGAAGAGAAAATATTAGCAATCGTTCGTGAAGAATTGGTGGATATTAAAGAGCGTTATAATGACGAACGACGGACGGAAATTACGATAGCAGACGTGGAAGAACTCGAAGACGAAGATCTCATTCCTGAAGAAAAAATTATTATTACTTTAACGAGAAACGGTTATATTAAACGTCTACCTTTATCCACTTACAAATCTCAAAGGCGGGGCGGCCGGGGTGTTCAAGGAATGGATACCCACGAAGATGATTTTATCGAACATTTAATCACAACATCAACCCACGAAACGATCCTTTTCTTTACGAATAAAGGAAAGGTTTATAAATTAAAAGGATTTAAAATTCCTGAATTTGGTCGGACAGCGAAAGGCATTCCAATCATTAATTTATTGGAAGTGGAAAAGGATGAATGGATCAATGCCGTCATTCCTGTTCGTCAAGTGGAAGAGGAAGCGTACTTATTTTTCACGACGAAGAAAGGAATTTCGAAGCGTTGTCTCCTCTCCGACTTTTCGAATATCCGTAACAACGGGTTAATTGCCATCCATTTACGGGAAGGTGATGAATTAATTTCCGTTCGTTTAACGGATGGGAAAAAACAAATTATTATCGGAACAAAATACGGGAATTTAATTCGCTTTGTGGAAACGGACGTCCGACCGATGGGAAGGAATGCATCGGGTGTGAAAGGCATCCATTTGGACGACGAAGATGAAGTCATCGGCATGGAAATTGTTGAAGACAACCAAGAAATTTTAGTCGTAACGAAAAATGGTTATGGAAAACGGACCGATGCCGAATTATATCGTTTGCAAAATCGGAGCGGTAAAGGAATAAAAACGTGTAATATTCAAGAAAAAAATGGTCCCCTCGTCGCTGTTAAAGCTGTGACGGAAAATGAAGATATTATGATTATGACCGATAACGGAATTTTAATTCGAATGAGCGTGTCGGATATTTCGAAAACAGGCAGAACCGCGATGGGTGTGAAATTAATTCGCTTAGATGAAAACAGTAGTGTTGCCGCAGTGACGAAAGTGGCACAAGACGAAAAGGAAGAAAACGAAACGGATGTTGAAGAAAAAGAAAATGAATCATAA
- the gyrB gene encoding DNA topoisomerase (ATP-hydrolyzing) subunit B, whose product MEENKVEVSYEADQIQVLEGLEAVRKRPGMYIGSTSIKGLHHLVWEIVDNSIDEALAGYCTEINVIIEEDNSITVKDNGRGIPVGIHEKTGRPAVEVIHTVLHAGGKFGGGGYKVSGGLHGVGASVVNALSREMEVFVHRDGKIYYQKYERGIPCADLKIIGETDYTGTTTHFVPDPEIFTETIEFDFDTLAKRIRELAFLNKGLKITIEDQREDGNHLSFHYEGGIKSYVSHLNKSKNVIHEEPIYIEANREGINVEIALQYNDGYTSIIYSFTNNIHTYEGGTHESGFKAALTRVINDYARKNNLLKEKDENLTGEDVREGIVAVISIKHPDPQFEGQTKTKLGNSEARTVTDSLFSEAFEKFLLENPSVARKIVDKGMMAARARLAAKKAREFTRRKNVLEVSNLPGKLADCSSNDPAISELYIVEGDSAGGSAKQGRDRHYQAILPLRGKILNVEKARLDKILSNNEVRSLITAIGTGIGEDFDISKARYHKIVIMTDADVDGAHIRTLLLTFFYRYMRQLVEAGYVYIAQPPLYQVKQGKKVLYVYNDKQLEETLHSLPSQPKPGIQRYKGLGEMNPEQLWETTMDPDHRTFLQVSMEDAIEADETFEMLMGERVEPRRKFIEDNAEFVKNLDI is encoded by the coding sequence ATGGAAGAAAATAAGGTAGAAGTTTCCTATGAAGCGGATCAAATACAAGTGTTGGAAGGTTTAGAAGCCGTTCGAAAACGCCCCGGGATGTACATCGGTTCTACTAGCATAAAAGGTTTGCATCATCTCGTATGGGAAATTGTCGATAATAGTATTGATGAAGCATTGGCAGGATATTGTACGGAAATTAACGTAATCATTGAAGAAGATAATAGCATTACCGTGAAAGATAACGGCCGGGGAATTCCAGTTGGGATCCATGAAAAAACGGGCCGTCCAGCTGTTGAAGTCATCCATACCGTCCTCCATGCCGGTGGAAAATTTGGTGGTGGCGGATATAAAGTGTCTGGAGGATTACACGGTGTCGGCGCGTCGGTCGTCAATGCTCTTTCACGGGAAATGGAAGTGTTCGTTCACCGGGATGGAAAGATTTATTACCAAAAATATGAACGAGGGATTCCTTGTGCCGATTTAAAGATCATCGGAGAAACAGATTATACCGGAACGACGACCCACTTTGTTCCAGATCCAGAAATTTTCACGGAAACGATCGAATTTGATTTCGATACGTTGGCGAAACGAATTCGAGAATTGGCTTTTTTAAACAAAGGTTTGAAAATTACGATTGAAGATCAGAGGGAAGATGGAAACCATTTATCCTTTCATTACGAAGGTGGGATCAAAAGTTACGTATCTCATCTAAACAAATCGAAGAACGTCATTCATGAAGAGCCGATTTACATCGAGGCGAATCGAGAAGGCATTAACGTTGAGATTGCCCTCCAGTATAATGACGGGTATACGAGTATTATTTATTCCTTTACGAATAATATTCATACGTACGAAGGTGGAACGCACGAATCCGGTTTTAAAGCAGCGTTGACGAGGGTCATCAATGATTATGCTCGAAAAAACAATTTGTTAAAGGAAAAGGATGAAAACTTAACTGGTGAAGACGTGCGGGAAGGAATTGTCGCCGTAATTTCCATTAAACATCCGGATCCCCAATTCGAAGGGCAAACGAAAACGAAACTCGGAAACTCTGAAGCGCGGACCGTAACTGATTCGCTATTTTCCGAAGCCTTTGAAAAATTTTTATTGGAAAATCCGTCCGTCGCTAGAAAAATTGTCGACAAGGGAATGATGGCTGCCCGGGCGAGACTTGCTGCAAAAAAAGCAAGGGAATTTACAAGGCGGAAAAACGTGTTGGAAGTATCAAATCTTCCGGGGAAACTCGCCGACTGTTCTTCCAATGATCCGGCGATTAGCGAACTATATATCGTTGAGGGAGATTCAGCTGGCGGTTCTGCGAAACAAGGAAGGGATCGTCATTATCAAGCGATTTTACCTTTACGCGGAAAAATTTTAAACGTGGAAAAGGCTCGTCTCGATAAAATTTTATCCAATAACGAAGTCCGTTCGTTAATTACGGCAATTGGGACAGGCATAGGGGAAGATTTTGACATATCGAAGGCGAGATATCATAAAATTGTCATTATGACCGATGCCGATGTGGACGGTGCTCATATTCGAACGTTATTATTAACATTTTTCTATCGTTACATGCGTCAATTGGTTGAAGCGGGGTACGTATATATTGCGCAACCGCCGTTATATCAAGTAAAACAAGGAAAAAAAGTCTTATATGTTTATAACGATAAACAACTGGAAGAAACGTTACATTCCTTACCTTCCCAACCGAAGCCAGGTATTCAACGGTATAAAGGTCTCGGCGAAATGAACCCAGAACAGTTATGGGAAACGACGATGGATCCGGATCATCGAACATTTTTGCAAGTGAGTATGGAAGATGCCATCGAGGCGGACGAAACGTTTGAAATGTTAATGGGGGAACGGGTGGAACCGAGAAGGAAATTTATTGAAGACAATGCCGAATTTGTCAAAAATTTAGATATTTAA
- the remB gene encoding extracellular matrix regulator RemB, whose protein sequence is MYIHIGENKMILSSEIIALIDKKTFEHDEANQAMLLDSNRVENIAGKVYKSIVITNDKIYLSPFTTHTIKKRFSLYFHEQY, encoded by the coding sequence TTGTACATTCATATCGGAGAAAATAAAATGATTTTATCGTCGGAAATCATTGCTTTAATCGATAAAAAAACGTTCGAACATGATGAAGCCAATCAAGCGATGTTATTGGACTCAAACCGCGTGGAAAACATCGCTGGAAAAGTGTACAAATCGATCGTCATCACAAATGATAAGATTTATTTATCCCCTTTTACGACCCATACAATTAAAAAACGATTTTCTTTATATTTTCACGAACAATATTAA
- the recF gene encoding DNA replication/repair protein RecF (All proteins in this family for which functions are known are DNA-binding proteins that assist the filamentation of RecA onto DNA for the initiation of recombination or recombinational repair.), producing MYIQQLTLKQFRNYEQLSLSLENTVNVILGENAQGKTNVMESIFVLAMAKSHRTTNDRELIQWDQDYAKIKGTVGKKNTLLPMELTITKKGKKAKINHLEQSRLSQYIGHFNVVMFAPEDLNLVKGSPAIRRRFIDMEIGQVSPVYLHDMSQFHKVLQQRNKYLKRMQGTDATLLEIYTEQLAALATKITRTRFDYLRLLEKWAKEIHHSITREKENLQIRYKPSVDVSEEDDLSKMINTYMEKFRLVQHKELERGMTLIGPHRDDFMFFVNDRNVQIYGSQGQKRTTALSLKLAEIEFIFNETGEYPVLLLDDVLSELDTYRQSHLLSTIQGKVQTFVTTTGIEGIDHQMVKNARIFHVENGKIEAE from the coding sequence ATGTACATTCAACAACTTACTTTGAAACAATTCCGTAATTACGAACAGCTATCATTATCTCTCGAAAATACTGTAAACGTCATCCTCGGTGAAAATGCCCAAGGGAAAACAAATGTCATGGAATCGATTTTCGTGTTGGCCATGGCAAAATCCCACCGAACGACAAATGATCGGGAACTAATCCAATGGGACCAAGATTATGCTAAAATTAAAGGTACGGTTGGTAAGAAAAATACCCTTTTACCGATGGAATTGACGATTACAAAAAAAGGGAAAAAGGCGAAAATTAACCATTTAGAACAGAGTCGATTAAGTCAATATATCGGTCATTTTAATGTCGTGATGTTCGCGCCGGAAGATTTAAATTTAGTCAAAGGAAGTCCGGCGATCAGGAGACGTTTCATCGACATGGAAATCGGTCAAGTTTCTCCTGTTTACTTACATGATATGAGTCAATTCCATAAAGTTTTACAACAACGAAATAAATATTTGAAACGAATGCAAGGCACGGATGCGACGCTTTTGGAAATATATACCGAACAACTTGCGGCATTGGCGACGAAAATAACGAGAACTCGATTCGACTATTTACGTTTACTGGAAAAATGGGCAAAGGAGATTCATCATTCAATTACGAGGGAGAAAGAAAACCTGCAGATCCGGTACAAACCGTCAGTCGATGTATCAGAAGAAGACGATTTGTCGAAAATGATAAATACGTATATGGAAAAATTCCGCCTAGTTCAACATAAAGAATTGGAACGGGGAATGACGTTGATCGGCCCCCATCGTGATGATTTTATGTTTTTCGTTAACGATCGAAACGTTCAAATATACGGTTCCCAAGGACAAAAACGAACGACGGCATTATCATTGAAATTAGCGGAAATCGAATTTATTTTTAATGAAACTGGGGAGTATCCGGTCCTTTTGTTGGACGATGTTTTATCAGAACTAGATACGTATAGACAATCCCATTTATTAAGTACGATTCAAGGAAAAGTGCAAACCTTTGTTACGACGACGGGCATAGAAGGAATCGATCACCAAATGGTAAAAAATGCTCGAATCTTTCATGTGGAAAATGGAAAAATTGAGGCGGAATGA
- the yaaA gene encoding S4 domain-containing protein YaaA, which translates to MTKEIEIGTEFVTLGQFLKMIDVVQSGGAVKWYLREMAVYVNGEREERRGRKLTNGDFIRVPGAGSFIIKGHS; encoded by the coding sequence ATGACGAAGGAAATTGAAATTGGAACGGAATTTGTTACGTTAGGCCAGTTTTTAAAAATGATCGATGTCGTTCAATCGGGCGGTGCAGTCAAATGGTATTTAAGGGAAATGGCCGTCTACGTAAACGGTGAAAGGGAAGAGAGACGTGGAAGGAAGCTTACAAACGGTGATTTTATTCGCGTCCCAGGTGCCGGAAGTTTTATAATCAAAGGCCATTCGTAA
- the dnaN gene encoding DNA polymerase III subunit beta, whose amino-acid sequence MKFIIKKERLIKSIQDALKAVAVRTTIPILVGIKFDADENGVTVTGSDSDITIQSFIPKEDDDEELVEIVEPGSIVLQARFFSEVIKKLPESIVEISVEDQFRTIIRSGNAEYIILGLDAEEYPRLPVIEDGDRFSIPNDLLKLIIKQTVFAVSTSETRPILTGVHWIIEDQHLTAVATDSHRLALKKAKLQSETGDGKTYSLVIPGKSLNELLKVLDDSNEPVEIIITNNQILFKAKNFLFFSRLLEGKYPDTSKLIPTDSKTTVKLNAKEYLEAVDRASLLAREAKNNVIKFSTMADGAIEISSYSPEIGKVVENVKSLSTEGEEIKISFNAKYMIDALRAIDGTEVSIYFTGTMRPFIIRTEHDSSILQLLLPVRTF is encoded by the coding sequence ATGAAATTTATTATTAAAAAGGAGCGATTAATAAAAAGCATACAAGACGCATTGAAAGCTGTTGCTGTTCGAACAACGATTCCTATTCTTGTCGGAATAAAATTTGATGCGGATGAAAACGGCGTAACCGTAACCGGTAGCGATTCTGATATTACAATTCAATCGTTTATTCCTAAGGAAGATGATGATGAGGAACTTGTAGAAATTGTCGAACCTGGCTCCATCGTTTTGCAAGCGAGATTTTTTAGTGAAGTAATTAAAAAATTACCAGAATCGATCGTTGAAATTTCCGTTGAAGATCAATTTAGAACAATTATACGATCCGGAAATGCAGAATATATTATCCTTGGATTAGATGCGGAGGAATATCCTCGTCTACCGGTCATTGAAGATGGTGATCGTTTTTCTATTCCAAATGATTTATTAAAATTAATCATTAAACAAACGGTTTTTGCTGTTTCCACATCGGAAACGAGGCCAATTTTAACTGGGGTTCATTGGATAATTGAGGATCAACACTTAACCGCTGTTGCAACGGATAGCCACCGATTAGCGCTGAAAAAAGCGAAATTACAATCGGAGACAGGTGATGGAAAAACGTATAGCCTCGTAATTCCTGGAAAAAGTTTAAATGAATTATTGAAAGTATTGGACGATTCGAATGAACCGGTGGAAATCATCATTACGAACAACCAAATTTTATTTAAAGCAAAAAATTTCTTGTTTTTCTCCCGGTTATTAGAAGGAAAATATCCAGATACTTCGAAATTAATTCCTACGGACAGTAAAACGACCGTAAAACTAAATGCGAAAGAGTATTTAGAAGCGGTCGATCGTGCCTCCCTTTTAGCGCGAGAAGCGAAAAATAACGTGATTAAATTTTCGACAATGGCAGACGGGGCCATCGAAATATCTTCCTATTCTCCAGAAATTGGAAAAGTAGTGGAGAACGTAAAAAGCCTCTCGACTGAAGGGGAAGAGATAAAAATATCCTTCAATGCAAAATATATGATCGATGCTTTACGGGCCATTGATGGTACGGAAGTAAGCATTTATTTCACCGGAACGATGCGACCATTTATTATTCGGACGGAACATGATTCGTCGATTTTACAATTATTACTCCCTGTCCGTACGTTTTAA
- the dnaA gene encoding chromosomal replication initiator protein DnaA — MENIAELWTKALQSLEKKVSKPSFDTWLKTTKAVSLKEHMLVIETPNDFSRDWLDGNYKDIVADTLYELIGEQLEIQFTTTSSKEDDTFITSVKKKKPKNEHPIEFSQNMLNPKYTFETFVIGSGNRFAHAASLAVAEAPAKAYNPLFIYGGVGLGKTHLMHAIGHYVLEHNPTAKVVYLSSEKFTNEFINSIRDNRPDDFRNKYRNVDILLIDDIQFLAGKESTQEEFFHTFNTLHGENKQIVISSDRPPKEIPTLEDRLRSRFEWGLITDITPPDLETRIAILRKKAKADGLDIPNDVMLYIANQIDSNIRELEGALIRVVAYSSLQNKDINADLAAAALKDIIPSSKPKVITIHDIQQIVADEYGVKMEDFRAKKRTKSIAFPRQIAMYLSRELTDFSLPKIGEEFGGRDHTTVIHAHEKISKMIKEDTQFQKQIEELESRLKL, encoded by the coding sequence TTGGAAAATATTGCTGAGCTGTGGACAAAAGCGTTGCAATCGCTTGAAAAAAAAGTGAGTAAACCGAGCTTTGATACGTGGCTGAAAACGACAAAAGCCGTTTCATTAAAAGAACATATGTTAGTAATCGAAACCCCGAATGATTTTTCTAGGGATTGGCTAGATGGTAATTATAAAGATATCGTGGCCGACACGTTATATGAACTCATCGGTGAACAATTGGAAATTCAATTTACTACGACTTCATCTAAAGAAGACGATACGTTTATCACATCGGTTAAAAAGAAAAAGCCGAAAAATGAACATCCGATTGAGTTTTCGCAAAACATGTTAAATCCAAAATACACATTTGAAACCTTTGTCATCGGTTCAGGAAATCGCTTTGCCCATGCTGCCTCCTTAGCCGTTGCAGAAGCCCCAGCAAAGGCTTACAATCCCCTGTTTATTTATGGTGGTGTCGGACTCGGAAAAACCCATCTTATGCATGCGATCGGCCATTATGTTTTAGAGCATAATCCGACAGCGAAAGTCGTTTATTTATCTTCTGAAAAGTTTACGAACGAATTTATCAATTCGATTCGAGATAATCGACCGGATGATTTCCGCAACAAATATCGAAATGTCGACATTTTACTCATCGACGATATTCAATTTTTAGCGGGAAAAGAATCGACGCAAGAAGAATTTTTCCATACGTTCAACACGTTACATGGCGAAAACAAACAAATCGTCATATCAAGCGACCGTCCTCCGAAAGAAATTCCAACGTTAGAAGATCGGTTGCGTTCGCGATTCGAATGGGGACTCATAACAGATATCACACCGCCTGATTTAGAAACGAGAATTGCAATTTTACGGAAAAAAGCGAAGGCAGACGGTTTAGATATTCCAAATGACGTTATGTTATATATTGCCAATCAAATCGATTCCAATATTCGTGAATTGGAAGGGGCATTAATTCGCGTCGTCGCTTATTCTTCTTTACAAAATAAAGATATTAATGCGGATCTTGCAGCAGCTGCATTAAAGGATATTATTCCAAGTTCGAAACCAAAAGTAATAACGATTCACGATATTCAGCAAATCGTCGCCGATGAATATGGAGTCAAAATGGAAGATTTCCGAGCGAAAAAACGGACAAAATCGATTGCCTTTCCGAGACAGATCGCCATGTATTTATCCCGTGAACTAACGGATTTTTCCTTGCCGAAAATCGGAGAAGAGTTCGGTGGAAGGGACCATACGACCGTCATTCATGCCCATGAGAAAATATCAAAAATGATTAAGGAAGATACGCAATTTCAAAAACAAATCGAAGAGCTAGAAAGTCGCTTGAAATTGTAA